One part of the Microbacterium aurugineum genome encodes these proteins:
- a CDS encoding carbohydrate ABC transporter permease: MMTTIKTVVRDRSVTHFVSRILFTIVIVLVSLFFALPMVWLVLAPFDATPSLTVSWPDWTLDNFARLAENPYALKSILNSLILGIGTMALVIVLGALASYAMSRISIPGRDGILYGLLLLSSIVTGTAAMVPTFQLINQLQLINTHVGVILVLAGGILPTVIFILKDFMDSIPKSYEESARLYGAGPFRILKDVVVPIARPGLAFIAIWTIVQVWGNFLVPFLLLRTPDMQPAAVLMYTFYTESGQADLRLISAFSLVFSVPVLLIYFFVNRRYGFRFHGGIKS; this comes from the coding sequence ATGATGACCACCATCAAGACCGTCGTGCGCGACCGGTCGGTGACCCATTTCGTGTCGCGGATCCTCTTCACGATCGTGATCGTGCTCGTGTCCCTGTTCTTCGCGCTGCCGATGGTGTGGCTGGTCCTGGCTCCGTTCGACGCGACGCCGTCGCTGACGGTGTCGTGGCCGGACTGGACGCTCGACAACTTCGCCCGCCTGGCGGAGAACCCGTACGCCCTGAAGTCGATCCTCAACTCCTTGATCCTCGGCATCGGGACCATGGCGCTCGTGATCGTGCTCGGAGCCCTGGCCTCGTACGCGATGAGCCGGATCAGCATCCCAGGGCGCGACGGCATCCTCTACGGGCTGCTGCTCCTGTCGTCCATCGTGACGGGGACGGCCGCGATGGTCCCGACCTTCCAGCTCATCAATCAGCTGCAGCTGATCAACACCCACGTCGGCGTCATCCTCGTGCTGGCCGGCGGGATCCTCCCGACGGTCATCTTCATCCTCAAGGACTTCATGGATTCCATCCCGAAGTCGTACGAGGAATCGGCACGGCTCTACGGTGCGGGCCCCTTCCGCATCCTCAAGGACGTCGTGGTGCCGATCGCCCGTCCGGGCCTCGCGTTCATCGCGATCTGGACGATCGTGCAGGTGTGGGGCAACTTCCTCGTGCCGTTCCTGCTTCTACGCACGCCCGACATGCAGCCGGCCGCCGTGCTCATGTACACCTTCTACACCGAGAGCGGCCAGGCCGATCTCCGACTGATCTCGGCGTTCTCGCTGGTGTTCTCGGTGCCCGTCCTTCTCATCTACTTCTTTGTGAACCGCCGCTACGGTTTCCGCTTCCACGGAGGGATCAAGTCCTGA